In one window of Kitasatospora sp. MMS16-BH015 DNA:
- the fabG gene encoding 3-oxoacyl-ACP reductase FabG, translated as MPRSVLVTGGNRGIGLAIARSLAEAGDTVAVTCRTDPPEGLLAVRCDVTDPAQVDEAVTEVERVQGPVEVLVANAGMTKDQLLLRMTEEDFTSVLDTNLTGVFRVVKRAARGMVRARGGRIVLISSAVALRGETGQANYAAAKAGLIGFARSLARELGPRAVTVNVVSPGLTHTAMIAGLSQGRQAAILADTPLGRLARPEEVAAAVRFLASPEAGFITGAVLPVDGGAAMGH; from the coding sequence GTGCCGAGATCCGTCCTGGTCACCGGCGGCAACCGGGGCATCGGGCTGGCCATCGCCCGCTCGCTCGCCGAGGCGGGCGACACGGTCGCCGTCACCTGCCGCACCGACCCGCCCGAGGGGCTGCTCGCGGTGCGCTGCGACGTGACCGACCCGGCCCAGGTGGACGAGGCGGTCACCGAGGTCGAGCGGGTGCAGGGCCCGGTGGAAGTCCTGGTCGCCAACGCCGGCATGACGAAGGATCAACTCCTGCTGCGGATGACCGAGGAGGACTTCACCTCCGTCCTGGACACCAACCTGACCGGGGTCTTCCGGGTGGTGAAGCGGGCCGCCCGGGGCATGGTCCGGGCGCGCGGCGGACGGATCGTGCTGATCTCCTCGGCGGTCGCGCTGCGCGGCGAGACCGGGCAGGCCAACTACGCCGCCGCCAAGGCGGGGTTGATCGGGTTCGCCCGCTCGCTGGCCCGGGAGCTGGGCCCCCGGGCCGTCACCGTCAACGTGGTCTCCCCCGGCCTCACCCACACCGCGATGATCGCCGGCCTGAGCCAGGGCCGGCAGGCCGCCATCCTGGCGGACACCCCCCTCGGCCGGCTCGCCCGGCCCGAGGAGGTGGCCGCCGCCGTCCGCTTCCTGGCCTCGCCCGAGGCCGGCTTCATCACCGGCGCCGTCCTCCCGGTGGACGGCGGCGCGGCGATGGGCCACTGA
- a CDS encoding collagenase, translating into MRQRIRAPRFQTALAVLSTALVTLFATPALATPTAQPGSHPQPAAVAGLLPPSGARTTATTSPAPAQQHRLTPAQLPPHRSVAPATLSTPLAAARAAAASCTPADFSSRTGSALASFVEASTTDCVNTLFSVTGSNAGGVFRESQMLAVANAFQGLASRYTGDDSAGILQLVLFLRAGYYVQFYDSADVGAYDATLANAVAAGLDAFVASAHFSDVTDANGQIAGEATVLTDSANLQGRYLKTYQQVLNAYTPATYNGSWYLVNFVNDVFTPLYRGHQNPDFVTAVTADPSIVNTLDSFALNHRDLLGTANSFLDSNAGLETARFLEHTTFQTTVRPLAKGLLNASAMTGPTAPLWVGVANLANYYDQAQCSYYGVCNLAQQLTAAVLTVNRNCDATHSLLAQDLTAADLGAVCASLQQQDPFFHNLVKDNGPIPGQYESSLQLVTFASSADYQTYAGAIYDVDTNNGGITLTGDPTVPGNQPISITYRDSSDDGFTARIWNLNHEYTHALDARYDTKGTFSQEIAVPDVWWIEGVAEYVSYTYRGVTDTGAVNAAAAHTYRLSTLFQNTYDNSDVTRIYYWGYLAVRYMVERHPADIAAMLSHFRTGDYTGGYAVYNSLGTSYDADFDSWLTACAAGACNAGGSTTGTPTAAFDAAVSGLSVQLTDRSTESGTGTITGRSWAFGDGTSSTATSPSKTYAAAGTYTVTLTVTDSNGKTATATKPVTVSSAGTATPCTAADTRVMDRNCYRANQSATAGNLDYLYLYLPAGTTTLSITTTGGTGTAYLFYNPSNWATPSAYTASSTKPGTTQSLTVTNTTAGYRYLSLYAQTDFSGVTVTTRY; encoded by the coding sequence ATGCGTCAGCGCATTCGCGCGCCCAGATTCCAGACGGCCCTGGCCGTGCTCAGCACCGCCCTGGTCACCCTGTTCGCCACCCCGGCGCTCGCCACCCCCACGGCGCAGCCCGGCTCCCACCCCCAACCGGCCGCCGTGGCAGGCCTGTTGCCCCCGAGCGGGGCCCGCACCACCGCCACCACCAGCCCGGCCCCGGCCCAGCAGCACCGGCTCACCCCGGCCCAGCTGCCGCCGCACCGCTCGGTGGCCCCGGCCACCCTGAGCACCCCCCTGGCCGCCGCCCGCGCGGCGGCGGCCTCCTGCACCCCGGCCGACTTCAGCAGCCGGACGGGCTCCGCGCTGGCCTCCTTCGTCGAGGCCTCCACCACCGACTGCGTCAACACCCTGTTCTCCGTCACGGGTTCGAACGCGGGCGGGGTCTTCCGCGAGAGCCAGATGCTGGCCGTGGCGAACGCCTTCCAGGGCCTGGCCTCCCGCTACACCGGCGACGACTCGGCCGGCATCCTGCAGCTCGTGCTCTTCCTCCGCGCCGGCTACTACGTGCAGTTCTACGACTCGGCCGACGTGGGCGCCTACGACGCCACCCTCGCCAACGCGGTGGCGGCCGGCCTGGACGCCTTCGTGGCGAGCGCGCACTTCTCCGACGTGACCGACGCCAACGGCCAGATCGCCGGCGAGGCCACCGTGCTCACCGACAGCGCCAACCTCCAGGGCCGGTACCTCAAGACCTACCAGCAGGTGCTGAACGCCTACACCCCGGCCACCTACAACGGCTCCTGGTACCTGGTGAACTTCGTCAACGACGTCTTCACCCCGCTCTACCGAGGCCACCAGAACCCGGACTTCGTGACGGCGGTGACGGCCGACCCGAGCATCGTCAACACGCTCGACTCCTTCGCGCTGAACCACCGCGACCTGCTCGGCACCGCCAACTCCTTCCTGGATTCCAACGCCGGCCTGGAGACCGCCCGCTTCCTGGAGCACACCACCTTCCAGACCACCGTCCGCCCGCTCGCCAAGGGCCTGCTGAACGCCTCGGCGATGACCGGCCCGACGGCCCCGCTCTGGGTCGGGGTGGCCAACCTGGCCAACTACTACGACCAGGCCCAGTGCTCCTACTACGGCGTCTGCAACCTGGCCCAGCAACTCACGGCCGCGGTGCTCACCGTCAACCGCAACTGCGACGCCACCCACAGCCTGCTGGCCCAGGACCTCACCGCCGCCGACCTGGGCGCGGTCTGCGCCAGCCTCCAGCAGCAGGACCCGTTCTTCCACAACCTGGTCAAGGACAACGGCCCGATCCCCGGCCAGTACGAGTCCTCGCTGCAGCTGGTGACCTTCGCCAGCAGCGCCGACTACCAGACCTACGCCGGCGCCATCTACGACGTGGACACCAACAACGGCGGCATCACGCTCACCGGTGACCCCACCGTACCGGGCAACCAGCCGATCTCGATCACCTACCGGGACTCCTCCGACGACGGCTTCACCGCCCGGATCTGGAACCTCAACCACGAGTACACCCACGCCCTGGACGCCCGCTACGACACCAAGGGCACCTTCTCCCAGGAGATCGCCGTCCCGGACGTCTGGTGGATCGAGGGGGTGGCCGAGTACGTCTCGTACACCTACCGGGGCGTCACGGACACCGGCGCCGTCAACGCGGCGGCCGCCCACACCTACCGGCTGAGCACGCTGTTCCAGAACACCTACGACAACAGCGACGTCACCCGGATCTACTACTGGGGCTACCTGGCCGTCCGGTACATGGTCGAGCGCCACCCGGCCGACATCGCCGCGATGCTCTCGCACTTCCGCACCGGCGACTACACCGGCGGCTACGCGGTCTACAACTCCCTCGGCACCTCCTACGACGCCGACTTCGACTCCTGGCTGACCGCCTGCGCGGCCGGCGCCTGCAACGCCGGCGGCTCCACCACCGGCACCCCGACGGCCGCCTTCGACGCCGCCGTCTCCGGCCTGAGCGTCCAACTCACCGACCGCTCCACCGAGTCGGGCACCGGCACCATCACCGGCCGGTCCTGGGCCTTCGGCGACGGCACCTCCTCCACGGCCACCTCGCCGAGCAAGACCTACGCCGCGGCCGGCACCTACACCGTGACCCTCACCGTGACCGACAGCAACGGCAAGACCGCCACCGCCACCAAGCCGGTCACCGTCAGCTCCGCCGGGACCGCCACCCCCTGCACCGCCGCCGACACCCGCGTGATGGACCGCAACTGCTACCGCGCCAACCAGAGCGCCACGGCCGGCAACCTCGACTACCTCTACCTCTACCTCCCCGCCGGCACCACCACCCTCTCCATCACCACCACCGGCGGCACCGGCACCGCCTACCTCTTCTACAACCCCTCCAACTGGGCGACCCCCAGCGCCTACACCGCCTCCTCCACCAAGCCCGGCACCACCCAGTCCCTCACCGTCACCAACACCACGGCGGGCTACCGCTACCTCAGCCTCTACGCTCAGACCGACTTCAGCGGCGTCACCGTGACCACCCGCTACTGA
- a CDS encoding lamin tail domain-containing protein, translated as MPTSRSQAGLASVCATALAFSGLLATGLLAAQPAAAADPAGYQNVRINEVTSSNSDTVELYNAGSTAVSISGWKMSDDSFSPQSFSPSSASIPAGGYVTFNSPKGLGDTDKVVLYTAGGTVVDRVDWATGQAKPAIARCGGDGTGGWVTATATTFGAANAVGCPAGSRSVRINEVTSDGTDTVELYNAGPGAVDLGSWTYVDNDTTHSPASVAASAPSATVIPAGGYVTFDSALGLGSADSLFLRDGNGTTVDSVTWATGGASPSTERCGTGSGSFRTATTATLGAVNSCSGSGGGGGGTPTGHLLGGGGALTGGCTPEAPSGTGSAPAGTLPWPGGLDVTIADDVCAFTTSTGPEGRDLSGLAFDPANPSVLWAAKNKNWLFKLVKSNGKWIPDASWSATGKQIRFAGGTGQPDSEGLTVGPGGHLYVTSERDNANNTVPKDTVMEFDPAATGSVLTPVHQWDMTAQFPQLNTGSKDDANLGFEGVGYVPDSWLTANGWVDPLTHAAYNPANYPLHGSGLYFAGLEWDGTLHVYGLNSDGGFTTFGTIATGEASVMDVTFDAGTQRIVATCDNTCGETHTFLKVDANGAIVPDVAYTNPAVMPVDNLEGFALAPASTCVNGSREAVWSDDGSYGFGSGSSSSGHALYSGTFPC; from the coding sequence ATGCCTACCTCTCGCTCGCAAGCCGGCCTCGCCTCGGTCTGCGCCACGGCCCTGGCCTTCTCCGGCCTCCTCGCCACCGGCCTCCTCGCGGCCCAGCCGGCGGCGGCCGCCGACCCGGCCGGCTACCAGAACGTCCGGATCAACGAGGTCACCTCGTCGAACAGCGACACCGTGGAGCTGTACAACGCCGGCTCGACCGCGGTGAGCATCAGTGGCTGGAAGATGTCCGACGACAGCTTCTCACCCCAGTCCTTCAGCCCCTCTTCAGCCAGCATCCCGGCCGGCGGCTATGTCACCTTCAACTCGCCCAAGGGGTTGGGCGACACCGACAAGGTGGTGCTCTACACCGCCGGCGGCACCGTGGTCGACCGGGTCGACTGGGCCACCGGCCAGGCCAAGCCGGCCATCGCCCGCTGCGGCGGCGACGGCACCGGCGGCTGGGTCACCGCCACCGCCACCACCTTCGGCGCCGCCAACGCCGTCGGCTGCCCGGCCGGTTCGCGCAGCGTCCGGATCAACGAGGTCACCTCGGACGGCACCGACACCGTCGAGCTCTACAACGCGGGCCCCGGCGCGGTGGACCTCGGCTCCTGGACGTACGTGGACAACGACACCACGCACTCCCCGGCCTCGGTCGCCGCCTCCGCCCCGAGCGCGACCGTCATCCCGGCCGGCGGGTACGTCACCTTCGACTCGGCCCTGGGCCTGGGCAGCGCCGACTCCCTCTTCCTCCGCGACGGCAACGGCACCACCGTCGACTCCGTCACCTGGGCCACCGGCGGCGCCTCCCCCTCGACCGAGCGCTGCGGCACCGGCAGCGGCTCCTTCCGGACCGCCACCACCGCCACCCTCGGTGCGGTCAACTCGTGTTCCGGCAGCGGCGGCGGTGGCGGCGGCACCCCGACCGGCCACCTGCTCGGCGGCGGCGGCGCGCTCACCGGCGGCTGCACCCCGGAGGCCCCCTCCGGCACCGGCTCCGCCCCGGCCGGCACCCTGCCCTGGCCCGGCGGCCTCGATGTCACCATCGCCGACGACGTCTGCGCCTTCACCACCTCCACCGGCCCCGAGGGCCGCGACCTGAGCGGTCTGGCCTTCGACCCGGCCAACCCCTCGGTGCTCTGGGCCGCCAAGAACAAGAACTGGCTCTTCAAGCTGGTCAAGAGCAACGGCAAGTGGATCCCGGACGCCTCCTGGAGCGCCACCGGCAAGCAGATCCGCTTCGCGGGCGGCACCGGCCAGCCCGACTCCGAGGGCCTGACCGTGGGCCCGGGCGGCCACCTCTACGTGACCTCCGAGCGTGACAACGCCAACAACACCGTGCCGAAGGACACCGTCATGGAGTTCGACCCGGCGGCCACCGGCTCGGTGCTCACCCCGGTCCACCAGTGGGACATGACGGCGCAGTTCCCGCAGCTGAACACCGGCAGCAAGGACGACGCCAACCTCGGCTTCGAGGGCGTCGGTTACGTGCCGGACAGCTGGCTGACCGCCAACGGCTGGGTCGACCCGCTGACCCACGCCGCCTACAACCCGGCGAACTACCCGCTGCACGGCTCCGGCCTCTACTTCGCCGGCCTGGAGTGGGACGGCACCCTGCACGTCTACGGCCTCAACTCGGACGGCGGCTTCACCACCTTCGGCACCATCGCCACCGGCGAGGCCTCGGTGATGGACGTGACCTTCGACGCCGGCACCCAGCGGATCGTCGCCACCTGCGACAACACCTGCGGCGAGACCCACACCTTCCTGAAGGTCGACGCGAACGGCGCGATCGTGCCGGACGTGGCCTACACCAACCCCGCCGTGATGCCGGTGGACAACCTGGAGGGATTCGCCCTCGCGCCCGCCTCCACCTGTGTGAACGGCTCCCGCGAGGCCGTCTGGTCGGACGACGGCAGCTACGGCTTCGGCTCCGGCAGCTCCTCCTCGGGCCACGCCCTGTACAGCGGCACCTTCCCCTGCTGA
- a CDS encoding DUF6159 family protein — protein MSTVKPVQLAFRMLRDHRRLVVFPLLSAAALVVISGAVAVPVFLRERAGSSSQAVEAVVVGLGYLLLGFLFTLSGAAMICAVDDVLRGEPARIGASYARAARRWWPLLGWSLLSTTVLLLIRQLERVPVVGWILDALFSAAWAAATYLALPAMMIDGLGVAEGTRRSARMLRETFTRQVYGSLWIALPLIFAVFLGFAAFMVGLASNRLGPAVAGGVVAALVLAGALLVGATVSTIFRTVLYRDAAQAA, from the coding sequence TTGAGTACCGTCAAGCCCGTCCAGTTGGCCTTCCGGATGCTGCGTGACCATCGCCGCCTGGTGGTCTTCCCGCTGCTCAGCGCAGCCGCGCTCGTGGTGATATCGGGTGCCGTGGCGGTGCCGGTCTTCCTGCGGGAGCGGGCCGGCTCGTCCTCGCAAGCCGTCGAGGCGGTCGTGGTGGGCCTCGGCTACCTGCTGCTCGGGTTCCTGTTCACCCTCTCCGGGGCCGCGATGATCTGTGCCGTCGACGACGTGCTGCGGGGTGAGCCGGCCAGGATCGGCGCGAGCTACGCGCGGGCCGCGCGGCGCTGGTGGCCGCTGCTGGGGTGGAGCCTGCTGAGCACGACGGTGCTGCTGCTGATCCGTCAGCTGGAGCGGGTCCCGGTGGTCGGCTGGATCCTGGACGCGCTGTTCAGCGCCGCCTGGGCCGCCGCCACCTACCTGGCGCTGCCGGCCATGATGATCGACGGCCTCGGGGTGGCGGAGGGCACTCGTCGGTCGGCGCGGATGCTGCGCGAGACCTTCACCCGGCAGGTGTATGGCTCGCTCTGGATCGCGCTTCCCCTGATCTTCGCGGTCTTCCTCGGCTTCGCGGCGTTCATGGTCGGGCTGGCGTCGAACCGGCTCGGGCCCGCCGTGGCGGGCGGGGTGGTCGCGGCGCTGGTGCTGGCGGGCGCGCTGCTGGTGGGAGCCACGGTCTCCACGATCTTCCGCACCGTGCTCTACCGGGACGCCGCGCAGGCCGCCTGA
- a CDS encoding glycine C-acetyltransferase: MFDSVREDVAATLAEITEAGLFKPERVIGTPQSAAVTVTAGGRPGEVLNFCANNYLGLADHPEVLAAAKDALDRWGYGMASVRFICGTQDVHKDLEQRLSAFLGQEDTILYSSCFDANGGVFETLLDERDAVISDALNHASIIDGIRLSKARRHRYANRDLADLEKQLQDTQDARRRLIVTDGVFSMDGYIAPLREICDLADRYDAMVMVDDSHAVGFVGPGGRGTPELHGVMDRVDIITGTLGKALGGASGGYVAARREIVALLRQRSRPYLFSNSLAPVIAAASLKVLDLVEQSTELREKLAANTALFRTKMTEAGFEILPGEHPIAPVMIGDAAKAGRLAELLLERGVYVIGFSFPVVPHGAARIRVQLSAAHSTEDVERAVAAFVDARAALGE, encoded by the coding sequence ATGTTCGACTCTGTCCGCGAGGACGTCGCCGCCACCCTCGCCGAGATCACCGAGGCCGGGCTGTTCAAGCCCGAGCGGGTGATCGGCACCCCGCAGAGCGCCGCCGTCACCGTGACGGCGGGCGGCCGTCCGGGTGAGGTGCTCAACTTCTGCGCCAACAACTACCTCGGCCTGGCCGACCACCCCGAGGTGCTGGCCGCCGCCAAGGACGCGCTGGACCGCTGGGGCTACGGCATGGCCTCGGTCCGCTTCATCTGCGGCACCCAGGACGTGCACAAGGACCTGGAGCAGCGCCTCTCGGCCTTCCTGGGCCAGGAGGACACCATCCTCTACTCCTCCTGCTTCGACGCCAACGGCGGCGTCTTCGAGACCCTGCTCGACGAGCGCGACGCCGTCATCTCCGACGCGCTCAACCACGCCTCGATCATCGACGGCATCCGGCTCAGCAAGGCCCGCCGCCACCGCTACGCCAACCGCGACCTGGCCGACCTGGAGAAGCAGCTCCAGGACACCCAGGACGCCCGCCGCCGGCTCATCGTCACCGACGGCGTGTTCTCGATGGACGGCTACATCGCCCCGCTGCGCGAGATCTGCGACCTGGCCGACCGCTACGACGCGATGGTCATGGTGGACGACTCGCACGCGGTGGGCTTCGTCGGCCCCGGCGGGCGCGGCACCCCCGAGCTGCACGGCGTGATGGACCGGGTGGACATCATCACCGGCACCCTGGGCAAGGCCCTCGGCGGCGCCTCCGGCGGCTACGTGGCCGCCCGCCGCGAGATCGTCGCCCTGCTGCGCCAGCGCTCGCGCCCGTACCTGTTCTCCAACTCGCTGGCGCCGGTGATCGCCGCCGCCTCGCTCAAGGTGCTCGACCTGGTCGAGCAGTCCACCGAGCTGCGGGAGAAGCTGGCGGCCAACACCGCGCTGTTCCGCACCAAGATGACCGAGGCCGGCTTCGAGATCCTGCCGGGCGAGCACCCGATCGCCCCGGTCATGATCGGCGACGCGGCGAAGGCCGGCCGCCTGGCCGAGCTGCTGCTCGAGCGCGGCGTCTACGTGATCGGCTTCTCCTTCCCGGTGGTGCCGCACGGCGCGGCGCGGATCCGCGTCCAGCTCTCGGCCGCGCACTCCACCGAGGACGTGGAGCGGGCCGTGGCGGCCTTCGTCGACGCGCGGGCCGCGCTCGGCGAGTAG
- a CDS encoding FMN-binding glutamate synthase family protein — protein sequence MQARKIGAVAATAVAALAARDLLQKRHALLRNFPVVGHARYLLETIGPELRQYIVTSNEEERPFSRDQRSWIYASAKEENNYFGFGTEVDVEHVQGHAYLKQRTFADALPDLHDPQAALPSAKVLGGPRGRAGAFRPTSVVNVSAMSFGSLSGAAITALNKGAAQAGSMHNTGEGGLSPYHRSGGDLVLQLGTAYFGCRNEDGSFNLSKLKDVVAGAPVKAIEIKLSQGAKPGLGGMLPGAKVTQEIADIRGIPVGKDCASPSRHTAFWDVDSMLDFVELLATETGLPVGVKSAVGEQGFWQELATLMARRDRGVDFVTVDGGEGGTGAAPRMFADSVALPFRMGFSRVYGTFAELGLTDELTFIGSGKLGLPENAAVAFALGADMINVAREAMLSIGCIQAQKCHTDKCPTGIATQNPWLARGLDPASKADRAANYLRTLRKELLKVSSAVGVAHPGLITPADVEMLNGDYEARPLAEVYGYQAGWGELSTQLAKEITALMTEG from the coding sequence ATGCAAGCCCGGAAGATCGGCGCGGTCGCCGCGACAGCGGTGGCGGCACTGGCAGCCCGCGATCTCCTCCAGAAGCGGCACGCGCTGCTCCGGAACTTCCCCGTGGTCGGCCACGCCCGGTACCTGTTGGAGACGATCGGGCCGGAGCTGCGGCAGTACATCGTGACCTCCAACGAGGAGGAGCGCCCGTTCAGCCGGGACCAGCGCAGCTGGATCTACGCCTCCGCCAAGGAGGAGAACAACTACTTCGGCTTCGGCACCGAAGTGGACGTGGAGCACGTCCAGGGCCACGCCTACCTCAAGCAGCGCACCTTCGCCGACGCGCTGCCCGACCTGCACGACCCGCAGGCCGCGCTGCCCTCGGCCAAGGTGCTCGGCGGGCCGCGCGGGCGGGCCGGGGCGTTCCGGCCGACCAGCGTGGTCAACGTCTCGGCGATGAGCTTCGGCTCGCTCTCGGGGGCCGCGATCACCGCGCTCAACAAGGGCGCGGCGCAGGCCGGCAGCATGCACAACACCGGTGAGGGCGGCCTCTCCCCGTACCACCGCAGCGGCGGCGACCTGGTGCTCCAGCTGGGCACCGCGTACTTCGGCTGCCGGAACGAGGACGGCAGCTTCAACCTCAGCAAGCTCAAGGACGTGGTGGCCGGCGCGCCGGTCAAGGCGATCGAGATCAAGCTCTCGCAGGGCGCCAAGCCGGGCCTGGGCGGCATGCTGCCCGGCGCCAAGGTGACCCAGGAGATCGCCGACATCCGCGGCATCCCGGTGGGCAAGGACTGCGCCTCGCCGTCCCGGCACACCGCGTTCTGGGATGTGGACTCGATGCTGGACTTCGTCGAGCTGCTGGCCACCGAGACCGGGCTGCCGGTCGGGGTGAAGAGCGCGGTCGGCGAGCAGGGCTTCTGGCAGGAGCTGGCCACCCTGATGGCGCGCCGCGACCGGGGCGTGGACTTCGTGACGGTGGACGGCGGCGAGGGCGGCACCGGCGCGGCGCCGCGGATGTTCGCCGACTCGGTGGCACTGCCGTTCCGGATGGGCTTCTCCCGGGTCTACGGCACCTTCGCCGAGCTCGGGCTCACCGACGAGCTGACCTTCATCGGCTCGGGCAAGCTCGGCCTGCCCGAGAACGCGGCGGTGGCCTTCGCGCTGGGCGCCGACATGATCAACGTAGCCCGGGAGGCGATGCTGTCGATCGGCTGCATCCAGGCGCAGAAGTGCCACACCGACAAGTGCCCGACCGGCATCGCCACCCAGAACCCGTGGCTGGCCCGCGGTCTCGACCCGGCCTCCAAGGCCGACCGGGCCGCCAACTACCTGCGCACGCTGCGCAAGGAGCTGCTCAAGGTCTCCTCGGCCGTGGGGGTCGCCCACCCCGGGCTGATCACCCCGGCCGACGTGGAGATGCTGAACGGGGACTACGAGGCCCGTCCGCTGGCCGAGGTGTACGGCTACCAGGCGGGCTGGGGCGAGCTCAGCACGCAGCTGGCCAAGGAGATCACGGCCCTGATGACCGAGGGCTGA
- a CDS encoding NAD(P)/FAD-dependent oxidoreductase: MARIVIVGGGIAGTAAALALHKAGHEPVVYEAHPQSGEDIGAFMTLASNGMLALAGFDAAEAVAGIGFDVTGLSLLDEGGSELAAMPLGEHGHPLTRYRCLRRAELGAVLQAEVARQGIPLHHAARLTSFTETADTVTAHFADGTSATGELLVGADGLHSAVRSHLSPTGPGPEYAGQQVFYGYSTATPPPVTAEGLITMVRGSRVAFGYLVSPADETFWFARVPGPPAEAAERAATTPAHSRDRLVPLLRPDATPCAEIVAGTGEELMVTNALHLPPGTRWRGRRTVLIGDAAHAASPATGQGASMALEDALVLAKALRDTPEIDTALARYEHHRRPRAEQNMAASARLTASRNSNNPAPQDSQQPPTRVDEDLRRLLDWDTPLPA, translated from the coding sequence ATGGCGCGGATCGTGATCGTCGGGGGCGGGATCGCCGGTACGGCGGCGGCGTTGGCACTGCACAAGGCCGGGCACGAACCCGTGGTGTACGAGGCGCATCCGCAGAGCGGCGAGGACATCGGGGCGTTCATGACCCTGGCCAGCAACGGGATGCTCGCGCTGGCCGGGTTCGACGCGGCCGAGGCGGTGGCCGGCATCGGCTTCGACGTGACCGGGCTGAGCCTGCTGGACGAGGGCGGCAGCGAACTGGCCGCCATGCCGCTCGGGGAGCACGGGCACCCGCTCACCCGCTACCGCTGCCTGCGCCGGGCCGAGCTCGGGGCCGTCCTCCAGGCGGAGGTGGCCCGGCAGGGGATCCCGCTGCACCACGCCGCCCGCCTCACCTCCTTCACCGAGACCGCCGACACGGTGACCGCGCACTTCGCCGACGGCACCAGCGCCACCGGCGAGCTCCTGGTCGGCGCCGACGGCCTGCACTCCGCCGTACGCAGTCACCTCTCCCCCACCGGCCCGGGGCCGGAGTACGCCGGTCAGCAGGTCTTCTACGGGTACAGCACGGCCACCCCGCCGCCCGTCACCGCCGAGGGCCTGATCACCATGGTCCGGGGCAGCCGGGTGGCCTTCGGCTACCTGGTCTCCCCCGCCGACGAGACCTTCTGGTTCGCCCGCGTGCCCGGCCCGCCCGCCGAGGCGGCGGAGCGCGCCGCCACCACCCCTGCCCACTCCCGCGACCGCCTCGTACCGCTGCTGCGCCCCGACGCCACCCCCTGCGCCGAGATCGTCGCGGGCACCGGCGAGGAGCTGATGGTCACCAACGCCCTGCACCTGCCGCCCGGCACCCGCTGGCGCGGCCGCCGCACCGTGCTGATCGGCGACGCCGCCCACGCCGCCTCCCCGGCCACCGGCCAGGGCGCCTCGATGGCCCTGGAGGACGCCCTCGTGCTCGCCAAGGCCCTGCGCGACACGCCCGAGATCGACACGGCCCTGGCCCGCTACGAGCACCACCGCCGCCCCCGCGCCGAACAGAACATGGCCGCCAGCGCCCGCCTCACCGCCAGCCGCAACAGCAACAATCCCGCCCCACAGGACTCCCAGCAGCCCCCGACCCGCGTGGACGAGGACCTCCGCCGCCTGCTCGACTGGGACACCCCGCTGCCGGCCTGA
- a CDS encoding LysR family transcriptional regulator: MIDARRLRTLRAVADHRTVTAAAAALYLTPSAVSQQLAALEQETGHHLLARDGRGVRLTAAGEILLVHADAVLAQLERAEADLAAYGAGAAGEVTVAAFATGITLVLAPAIAALGSAAPGLRLKVLDAEGDASLPMLLDSRADIAVAVEYRGAPRADDRRLTRVPLYAEPFEAVLPLGHRLAGGTGPVAVADLAAEPWIGPYPGNPCHDVVLLACEHAGFQPRLVHSSDDFRAVVALASAGAGVALVPRSALRGVELERVAVRPVDSELAMRRVFAAVRSGAEEHPLIRPVLEALTTVAAGVV, from the coding sequence GTGATCGACGCTAGACGGCTGCGGACGCTTCGCGCCGTGGCCGACCACCGCACCGTGACGGCCGCCGCGGCCGCGCTCTACCTGACGCCCTCGGCGGTCTCGCAGCAGTTGGCCGCCCTCGAACAGGAGACCGGCCACCACCTGCTCGCCCGCGACGGGCGGGGCGTCCGGCTGACCGCGGCCGGGGAGATCCTGCTGGTCCACGCCGACGCCGTGCTCGCCCAACTGGAGCGGGCCGAGGCCGACCTCGCCGCGTACGGAGCCGGGGCGGCCGGCGAGGTGACGGTGGCGGCCTTCGCCACCGGCATCACCCTGGTGCTCGCCCCCGCGATAGCCGCGCTCGGCTCCGCCGCGCCCGGCCTGCGGCTCAAGGTGCTCGACGCCGAGGGCGACGCCAGCCTGCCCATGCTGCTGGACAGCCGGGCCGACATCGCGGTGGCCGTGGAGTACCGCGGCGCGCCGCGCGCCGACGACCGGCGGCTGACCCGGGTGCCGCTCTACGCCGAACCCTTCGAGGCCGTCCTCCCGCTCGGCCACCGCCTGGCCGGCGGCACTGGCCCGGTGGCCGTGGCCGACCTGGCGGCCGAACCCTGGATCGGGCCCTACCCCGGCAACCCCTGCCACGACGTGGTGCTGCTGGCCTGCGAGCACGCCGGGTTCCAGCCGCGCCTGGTGCACTCCTCCGACGACTTCCGCGCCGTGGTCGCGCTCGCCTCGGCCGGGGCCGGGGTGGCGCTGGTGCCGCGCTCCGCGCTGCGCGGGGTTGAGCTGGAGCGGGTCGCGGTGCGGCCGGTGGACAGCGAGTTGGCGATGCGGCGGGTGTTCGCGGCGGTGCGCAGCGGGGCGGAGGAGCACCCGCTGATCCGGCCGGTGCTGGAGGCGCTCACGACGGTGGCGGCGGGGGTCGTCTGA